Within Prosthecobacter sp., the genomic segment GGCCAGTCATGTGATCGTGACGAGCTATCTCTTTGAAACGGATGGCACGTTCAGCGAAATGAGGCTCGAAAAAATGGTCGAGGCTGCTGGACGTGAGAAATTGGTGATCGACCTGAGTTGCAAAGCCACGGCCAAGGGCTGGACGGTGGCGATGAACCGTTGGCAGACGCTGACAACGCTGGATGTGACGCCGGCGTCGCTGAAATGGCTCGCCGGGCACTGCGCGGAGTTTTTGATCCATGCGGTGGATGTCGAGGGCAAGTGCGAGGGTATTGATGAGGCGCTGGTGAGCTTCCTCGGCGAGCATTCGCCGATTCCAATGACCTACGCGGGCGGGATTCGCCATCTCGATGACTTGAAGCGTATCGACGAACTGAGCCATGGCCGCGTGGACGGCACGGTGGGCAGTGCGTTGGACTTGTTTGGCGGCACGGGAGCCAAATACGACGAATTGGTGGTCTGGAACGGCCGTACTGCCTGAATCATGAAAATCATCCGCTACTCCGACTCTCAGGGAAACATCGCGCACGCCGCGCAACAGGCCGATGGCACGGCGCTCGTCATTGAGGGTGACATCTTTGGTGATCATCGCGTGACGGATCGAAAAGCGGAGGTGGCGAAGCTGCTCGCGCCCATCCAGCCTTTCGCGATCGTGTGCATCGGGTTGAACTACAAATTTCACGCGGAGGAGACGAAGGCGGCGATTCCGCAGCATCCGGTGGTGTTCATGAAGCTGCCGAATGTGGTGCAGCATCCCGGCGAGCCGATCCTGCTGCCGACGCATCTGAAAAGCGACCGAGTGGACTATGAATGCGAGCTGGCGGTCGTGATTGGCAAGACGGCGAAGAATGTGAGTCGTGCGGACGCTTTGAAGCATGTGCTCGGCTACACCTGCGCGAATGACGTGAGCGCCCGCGACTGGCAGAAGCAGGGCGGCGGCGGCCAGTGGTGCAGGGGGAAGACCTTTGACACCTTTTGCCCGCTCGGGCCGGTGCTGGTGACAGCGGATGAGATTCCGAACCCAAACAGCCTCGCGATCAAAACCGTGCTGAATGGCGAGACGATGCAGGACTGGAACACAAACGACATGATCTTCGATGTGCCGACGCTGATCGAGTTTCTCAGCGGCAGCACCACGCTGATGCCAGGCACCGTGATCCTCACTGGCACGCCGCATGGTGTGGGCATGGCCCGCACACCGCCGGTGTTCATGAAGGATGGCGATGTGGTGAGCGTGGAGATCGAAAAGATCGGCACGCTGACGAATCCGGTGTGCAACGAGGCGTGAAGGTCAGTCTTGCTCCTTCTCCAGCTCGGCAATCAGACGCTCGTAGCGTCGCTGGGGGCAGCATTCTGCTAGCAAGGCGCGGAGGGCAGCTTTGCGGCGGACGAAGTGGAAGGCGATGATGTCGCAGACGGTTTCTGTTTCGTCCATTTCCTCCAAGGACTGACGCAGCAACTGCATGTTCTCGCAACTGTCGTCGGTGGGATAGGGTAACAGGGCTAGCGCCTTTGATTTCAAGGTCCGCAGTGTCTCCAATGGAGCCGTTTTCGTGAGGATCGACTCCACGCGGGCGATGCGGAACGGCAGCATCTGATCCCAGCCGGTGATGCGCACACGGGTGACGCCGTAGAGCATGACCTGCGAGGTGCCGTCGGCATTTTTAACCGAAGCGCGGATGAGTCCGGCCGTGGTCACCGGCTGCACATCGTCCGCGCCACAGGGAGCGCCGATGCAGAACATGCGATCGGTGTGCAGCGCATGATCGAGCATGCGGCGGTAGCGTTCCTCGAAGATGAACAGCGGCAGATGGCAGCCGGGAAACAAATAGCAGCCGTCGAGCACGATCATGGGCAGCGTGCGCGGCAGCACGAATTGTCTGGCTGAAAATGTCTTCGAGGAAATGTCCATGAATCGGCTGAGACGGGATACGACTGAACCCGCCACACGGTTCGGTGTTTCCTGATTTGAGCGAGGAATCACTCAAAGTGGAGGATTCCAAGAGATGCATGAGGCAGGGGAAGGAGCCCAGAGTGGCACAACGAAACGATGCTTGCCTCGAAAGAACCAACGGTTGGCTCGTGGGGGATGAATCACCATTTGCCTCCGCTCGCTGATCCTCTAGCCTTGAAGCCGCATGAGTAATCCAACCCGCACTCCCGAGAGCATTGAAACGTCCTTTACGTCCTTTCGTCAGAAAATGCAGGCAGCCGGGCTGAGCGAGTCTGCCATCCGCGCCTTTCGCGGCAGCTACGCGGCTCTGCTGGCCGGTGAGACCGGGATGATTCCCGAGGCCACCATTGCTCCGGCAAAGGATCTGCCATGTGCCGATGCACTCATGGCACCCGATGCGGGCCGTGCTTCCGAACTGCTCAAGCAAACCGTGCTCATCAAGCTCAATGGTGGTCTCGGAACAGGCATGGGTCTGGAGAAAGCAAAGTCCCTGCTGCCGGTGCGTGGCGAAGACACGTTCCTCGATTTGATTGCACGACAGATTCTTCGACTGCGCGCGCAGACGGGCGGCGCGGTGCCGGTTTTCATGCTGATGAACAGTTTCAGCACCTCCGCAGACACAACGGCGCATCTCGCGGCGCGTTTCCCGCAATTGGGCGGCCGTGAAACGTGGGAACTCATGCAGAACAAGGTGCCCAAGGTGCTTGCCGGTTCCCTTGAACCTGCCACATGGCCGGCCAATCCAGATCAAGAATGGTGCCCGCCTGGTCATGGCGACATCTATGCATGCCTTGTTGGTTCGGGCTGGCTGGAGCGCTTGCTCGGCGGTGGTGTGCGCTATGCGTTTGTGTCGAATTCGGACAACCTCGGTGCCACGCTCGATCCGTCGATTCTCGCGTGGTTTGCGGACAGCGGCATGCCGTTTGCGATGGAGGTCACCCGCCGCACCGAGTCGGACAAGAAGGGGGGGCATCTCGCGGTGCGTCTGCGGGACGGGCGCTTCCTGCTGCGTGAATCTGCGCAATGCCCGAAGGATGACGAGAGTCATTTCCAAAACATCGATCGCCATCGCTACTTCAACACGAACAACCTGTGGATCGATCTCCAGGCACTCAAGACCGCGCTCGATGCCAATGACGGGCTCATTCCGCTGCCGCCGATCATGAACAAGAAAACGGTCGATCCACGCGATGGCAGTTCACCTCCGGTCATTCAGGTGGAGACCGCGATGGGCGCGGCCATTGAGTGCTTCCAAGGAGCGGGTGCCATCGAAGTCTCTCGCACGCGCTTCGCTCCGGTGAAGACCACCAGCGACCTGCTGGCCGTGCGCTCCGACGCCTACGAACTCACTGAGGACTTCTGTCTGCGCCTGCACCCCAGCCGCAACGGTCAGCCGCCGCATCTGCATCTCGACGCAAAGCTCTGCAAACTGGTGGATGGTCTGGAGCAGAACTTCCCGCACACGCCCAGCCTGCTGCACTGCCGCAGCCTGCTGATGCATGGTCCGGTCGAGTGCGGCACCGGCGTCATCTTCAAAGGAGACGTCGTGATTCACAACCACACGAATGCATCCGCGAAGCTGAAAGCCGGTGTGCATGAGGGGCAGATGACCGTGGACTAACTTCGCGAAGGAGGCCTGTGGCTCACACATGCTGCGATGTGGGGCAGCAGGGCCCGACCTGGCAGTTTGAAGCATCTCACGGCGACTTGTGTTGAGCCGCTGGCATCGGCCCGACCAGTGTCTTTGACCAACTGAATACAGCCGCA encodes:
- the hisA gene encoding phosphoribosylformimino-5-aminoimidazole carboxamide ribotide isomerase, with amino-acid sequence MTRFRPCIDLHDGRVKQIVGSSLRDDGAGLKTNFVSDRDAAWYAELYKRDGLTGGHVILLGKGNEEAAKSAAAAFPGGLQIGGGIRPCNAAEYLDAGASHVIVTSYLFETDGTFSEMRLEKMVEAAGREKLVIDLSCKATAKGWTVAMNRWQTLTTLDVTPASLKWLAGHCAEFLIHAVDVEGKCEGIDEALVSFLGEHSPIPMTYAGGIRHLDDLKRIDELSHGRVDGTVGSALDLFGGTGAKYDELVVWNGRTA
- a CDS encoding fumarylacetoacetate hydrolase family protein gives rise to the protein MKIIRYSDSQGNIAHAAQQADGTALVIEGDIFGDHRVTDRKAEVAKLLAPIQPFAIVCIGLNYKFHAEETKAAIPQHPVVFMKLPNVVQHPGEPILLPTHLKSDRVDYECELAVVIGKTAKNVSRADALKHVLGYTCANDVSARDWQKQGGGGQWCRGKTFDTFCPLGPVLVTADEIPNPNSLAIKTVLNGETMQDWNTNDMIFDVPTLIEFLSGSTTLMPGTVILTGTPHGVGMARTPPVFMKDGDVVSVEIEKIGTLTNPVCNEA
- a CDS encoding LON peptidase substrate-binding domain-containing protein — protein: MDISSKTFSARQFVLPRTLPMIVLDGCYLFPGCHLPLFIFEERYRRMLDHALHTDRMFCIGAPCGADDVQPVTTAGLIRASVKNADGTSQVMLYGVTRVRITGWDQMLPFRIARVESILTKTAPLETLRTLKSKALALLPYPTDDSCENMQLLRQSLEEMDETETVCDIIAFHFVRRKAALRALLAECCPQRRYERLIAELEKEQD
- a CDS encoding UTP--glucose-1-phosphate uridylyltransferase encodes the protein MSNPTRTPESIETSFTSFRQKMQAAGLSESAIRAFRGSYAALLAGETGMIPEATIAPAKDLPCADALMAPDAGRASELLKQTVLIKLNGGLGTGMGLEKAKSLLPVRGEDTFLDLIARQILRLRAQTGGAVPVFMLMNSFSTSADTTAHLAARFPQLGGRETWELMQNKVPKVLAGSLEPATWPANPDQEWCPPGHGDIYACLVGSGWLERLLGGGVRYAFVSNSDNLGATLDPSILAWFADSGMPFAMEVTRRTESDKKGGHLAVRLRDGRFLLRESAQCPKDDESHFQNIDRHRYFNTNNLWIDLQALKTALDANDGLIPLPPIMNKKTVDPRDGSSPPVIQVETAMGAAIECFQGAGAIEVSRTRFAPVKTTSDLLAVRSDAYELTEDFCLRLHPSRNGQPPHLHLDAKLCKLVDGLEQNFPHTPSLLHCRSLLMHGPVECGTGVIFKGDVVIHNHTNASAKLKAGVHEGQMTVD